Within the Macrobrachium rosenbergii isolate ZJJX-2024 chromosome 17, ASM4041242v1, whole genome shotgun sequence genome, the region gacTGAGCGCGTGTTTCTAGAGGCAAATTTAATCTTTAACATTAAATGAGTCACTCCTTTATGAAATACTAAATTAAGATTACCGTGATCACTGGATGATTCAATTCACAATCAAAACATACTTAAGATGATTTTATCCAAATGCTTCATGAtacaaagagaataataaaaacgaGAACAGTGTCACATGAAAATTAGGAAACTGTGATTAGCAAATGTGATCAAATAAAAATCAGCAGAACTTAAAGCTGTTCCCTGACGAAAGGTAGATGTTGTACGTAAACTTGCGGAGAGGCGACTTTCAAGTGTTTACCAGATATTGTACAAAAAAAGAAGTCTTTTAAGCTCGAGTTAAACtcgaattattatgtatataacaaatattactgtaaaaattattgtgtaaatgaaaattgcgatgtttgtaaataaaccttattgaataaaaaaataaaaaaaattgacgacCGAACATTCCAGTTTGAACAATCAAACGATAACGGCCAGTTTGCCTGTTTAACACTAAAGTATTGGgaatagacaaagaaagaaagcacGAGACGTTCCAGAAGAATATTTTGAGACCTCATACGTATTGGTCCTGTTTAAACAAAAAGGGGCAGCTAAATATTTCAAGTGCGTTCAGAAAAGTCCTTATGTAAGTGTTGGCACAGTTGAGTGTGCAGAAAGCTTTTAGTCATTCCGTGAATTATCTACCTTTGATTTACTTTGTTTTTGGGACTTGGCTAAATGTGAATCGTGATGTGGGATAGTAACTTTATTAACAGActctatttacaaataaaaaaacagcttCATTTGCGTTAGCAGCTTTTGTCTAATAATCGATGACTATCAGGTCATTCTTGATATATTACATACTTTGGTCACGTATATcgaaatttaataattatattgtagTTCGTTACGAACATTCCTTGTAGTTTCTTTTCACAAAATGGCCCTTATCAATCTAATTTGGTATCACCTAGGTtacgtcatctttttttttaaaccaaagaTATCTACCCCTAGTGTCTTTTCTTTAGCGGAAAGTTTTCATCCAAAGAGTTCACAATATTACAAATATCATTTGACGTCCTGTTTATTCAGTTGTAATATTCATTTGACTGTCTAATGactttatatacattaatattttagTTAGGTATTTTCCTGACTTTCATACAGCaatggaatgaataaatttaattaatggATTATATGCTCTCCTACTCGCATGGAAATATCTACTTTAACCTTGTATGCATAACTATTCAAAGCACACGGGTGTTCTTATGTTAAACATTGATTGGACATATCCATACATGATAATATGCAAATACATTAACCATGGTGAAGCGTTGTTTAGCTGAATTACAGTGAATGATGTGATTTTGGTCACATTTTAACTAAAACGCATTCTTTTAAGATAAATTGTGGAGGTTACTGGGCGATAGAGGGGCCACTTTGTACAGTACTTTGAGATTCCAATGAATGACTCCATTCAGATACTTTTAAGATTGTGGTAGCCCTGAGTTAATTCCCTTTTCTCTACAAGAAAGCCTTATCAAAGTTGTTGATCTTTTTCAGCCTAACGATGGAGAACGTGTTGCTCAGGAAGATTGAGGATTTGTCACCGGAGACCTGTCTCAGTGCAATGCGGCTTTCTTTGCTAAAATTTTCCAAGATTCACAGCACAGAGGTTCTGGGTGCTCAGTTGCCAAACGCTCACGAAACCTACCTCCCGTTACCCTTGGCGTGGGGTCTCCAAGATGAAGTTCATGTCAATGATTTATTTGTCACCGATTTTTATGCCGCTCATGGAACGTACGATCATGCCGACGGTATACATAAACCCAATGTCTTTGTCATTTACGGGGTTGAAGGGTTTGGTAAAACTGCTCTGGTGAATTACCTCATGTACCAGTGGCTGATAGACGAAGCCAACGATGTCAAAAAGATCAAGGACTTCGACTTCGCCATACTCGTAGAAGTAGATAGAGGGGATTCTTTTGAAGTTTTACCCCTGTTAGAATCAAAACTTGTTCTCTCCTACTTTCCCAATTGCGTGCATTTCGATATCTGCAATTATTTGCGCTATAAAAAGTTCCTGTGGCTAATTGACGGGTTCGAACACGCTACAAGTAGCACGAAGAAGTCCATTGGAAAAGCCATTGAGCTTTTCCCGCTGTCCCAGTTTGTAATAACAAGTCATTGGACACAAGTTATGACCATCAGGAACATGATGAATCTGTCACAGGTCAAGTTTGTACCTCTGAGCCTAATGCCTCTGACTAGCAACACCTGGAAGCGTATGGTACCCAAGATGATGGCCACCAAAACCTACGATCCTCGATACATTGAAGTGCTCAGCTCAATGTTCATCTCTGATGAGGAGAGTTTGATTGAAAATATGCAGCGAGTGAGGCCAAAGACACTTGGCGAATGCATCAATTCttggttatggctaaattttccCTCTACAGCGAAAGCTAAAGTAATACCTTGTGGCCGCGGACGGAGCAATAGGTTAGGTACTTTTAGTTAGTGTTTATTCGTTGTTTCGAAACAGTGTTATCGCGGCTGAAGGATGAGTTGTAGTgcagtgcctttttttttatacatataactcACTTAAATGTGGATGCATTTATCTAATCTGTTTAACCATTTATGAAATCAGATTTTGAAATTTAAACGATGGAGAATTTGGAAACCATATGCGATTGGTTTGATTTAAGATAAACGGTAATTcgctttttttcttaaactgttaattttttacttttatgttagtAAAGGTCAGCATAAAGTATTATCAGAAATGTAGGTATCTGAAGACTCGAATGCATAAATGCTTGAATATATTAAGCTATTGTTTTTGGTGTCGATATGCTTAATGAAAAGACGTTCCTCTTGAAATTGATTGCACAATGTCTTCAGCTCTTCGTGTGAATTTGATTGCTTCATGTAGAAAATTCCTGATTGTTCATAAAGTTTACTTAGCTTCCACATTTAGCATGGTAGTAACTAGCAGTAACACTTAAGTTGGTAAAGAAGGCACTGCTAATCTGTTGGAAATAACTATGCAATTGTGATTCTACGCTAGGTGGTATTTTAATTTTGCTGTATAACTTCACAAGACCacgttattttttcattgtttcttatAGATTTCTTCTATAAATCCCAGTGTCTTGGTTGAAGGATTCTCCAGTCATTTGTAGTTGCCTGTCAAGACATTCTTTTAGTGTGATGAGTAATTAACTTAGAGTTATCTTCTTGCCTGGCAAGATCTTaggcatttagaaaaaaattagcgTTAACAGATTTGACATCTGGTATCCACAAAATTTTAATCAGTTCATAGTAAGGTAAACAGTTCCAGTAGCatgtatgtttttcttatattgtaAAGTTACTAGATAACTTTTGTCTGATTTGCTATTTTTGCTAGGCTGTAACATTTTGGCAATACACTTAAGAATGGATAACAATGTTTTAATACTTCCTCATAACTGTTTACGCTATTTTGAATTACTTCGTTTTGCTATCGTTCAATACAACACTTGAACGTGAATTAGTGCTGAAAGGTATCTACTGATaccatttttacatataaaaaaggtCAGCTTGTATTCGCTCTTTTGGTGCATTGCTAGTAAGAGGTACATTACAGTGAAGAAACAGGAGCCTGTTGTCTCTCTTACgtattattcatatgtataaaatacctCTTTGCGTTTTCCTTCACGGGCAGTATTGTTATCTTAAGAATCTAAAATACACATTGTATCAATACATGATTTAATGTATGACTACACATATGTTCACAAAAACCATAGATGACGGGCCGTTTTAAAAGAGGCAAATAAGGGTCGGTGAAAATTGTGCGTAATATTTTGTAGGCTTGCTTGCACGACTGGCTCTCCACCCATGTATAAATagccatagatatatataaattaaagactCTGGTAAAAATAAGGTGGTAAATCGAGTAAATAGCCTTAGGAAGAGTCTGAGGATCCCAAGGTCTCAATAGAAAGTGATGAAACCGAAAAATGTCAAGTTGACAGAAACCTTCGTAAAGGACTTAGATTTTACAGTATAATGCATAAAGTTGATTGAGGCTTGCGTAAAAGATGCTGTGTTACAATACATAAAGTAAActtataaagatttttcattaaGTACTGTGGTACCACAATACCTAAATTTAGACAAGTGATAGAGGCTTTCAGGAATGACTGATATATTACAGTGCATAAAGCTCAGGTGATAAAGGCCTTTATCAAGAACAGctctgtcataatatatatatatatatatatatatatatatatatatatatatatatatatacatatatatatatatatatacagtataaacacgttaaaagaagaagaagaagattatatatatatatatatatatatatatatatatatatatatatatatatatatatatatatatatatatatatataaagttataaagtTCGGTTGATGGAGGTTATCGTCAAGGAAAATGCTGACAAAGTAGAGATAATTTATAAATCGAATACATTTCCGCGTTCGACGTAATCCTCATGATGTCCTACAGAAAAGAATagggaaaaatgagaatatgacaaacttttcttattatttgtcaGATAAGATAGTATGGTTGTGCCAGTTAGTAATAATGTTTACCCTCACCTTCCTTACCACTCTCAGgtagaaactgaaaataaattacagcCATCTGGCCAATTTCCCTAATTTAAGAGCTCTGATTGTAACAGTCTATACGAGAGGGAAATATAAGCTTTTTCAACCTCGGATAAAAGTTAGGCGtgcattcatttttctcttaaaattacacaattcaagagggaggaaaatgaagtgaatgaaaaaaatgagagagagagagagagagagagagagagagagagagagagagagagagagagagagagagagagagagatctgtagtTACAGAAGGGGCACTCCAATACCCGACGGTGGGAGAGAAAATCAATTTGATCTTCTCTGAGAAAGCAAGAAAGGCAAGGATTACTCCCAAAACTCGGATGCACTGGTGATTTCAGTGCGTCTTAGGTACTTATCTTTTAGTTTATTAAGCAACATGAAATTAAGCTCTTGCACAGtgcggcattatatatatatatatatata harbors:
- the LOC136847709 gene encoding uncharacterized protein, which translates into the protein MENVLLRKIEDLSPETCLSAMRLSLLKFSKIHSTEVLGAQLPNAHETYLPLPLAWGLQDEVHVNDLFVTDFYAAHGTYDHADGIHKPNVFVIYGVEGFGKTALVNYLMYQWLIDEANDVKKIKDFDFAILVEVDRGDSFEVLPLLESKLVLSYFPNCVHFDICNYLRYKKFLWLIDGFEHATSSTKKSIGKAIELFPLSQFVITSHWTQVMTIRNMMNLSQVKFVPLSLMPLTSNTWKRMVPKMMATKTYDPRYIEVLSSMFISDEESLIENMQRVRPKTLGECINSWLWLNFPSTAKAKVIPCGRGRSNRLGTFS